A region of Reichenbachiella carrageenanivorans DNA encodes the following proteins:
- the pckA gene encoding phosphoenolpyruvate carboxykinase (ATP), with the protein MHQYGLIPTTNGIETSGIKNAKNVYWNLTPAELVEEAIKNSEGRITDTGALMCDTGKFTGRSPKDRFIVKDAKTENTVWWGNVNIPFSEEQFDKLHQKMLAFLENKDLYIRDAYAGADKTYRLNLRVINTLAWQNLFCNNMFLRPEQYKLKEFDPNFTIICAPEFEADPEVDGTRQSNFAIINLTKRVILIGGTAYAGEMKKGIFSVLNYILPQEEGVLSMHCSANIGKKNHDTAIFFGLSGTGKTTLSADPNRGLIGDDEHGWTADNVFNFEGGCYAKVIDLTREKEPEIYDAIKFGAIVENTRFQEGTTTVDYANVSVTENTRTAYPINHISNAVVPSIGGTPKNIFFLTCDAFGVIPPISKMTKGQAMYHFISGYTAKVAGTEAGITEPQTVFSACFGSPFLPLHPTKYAEMLGEKMEKSEVNVWLINTGWTGGPYGVGSRMKLKYTRAMITAALNGTLDNVGFRTHSIFGIQIPLTCPEVPSEVLSPRETWKNDQGYYKKANELARQFVENFKKYSDFANEEIMAGQPIPNPKYD; encoded by the coding sequence ATGCATCAATACGGATTGATACCTACGACCAATGGTATCGAAACTTCTGGCATTAAAAATGCCAAAAACGTTTATTGGAATCTTACCCCAGCAGAGCTCGTAGAAGAAGCCATCAAAAACAGCGAAGGACGTATCACAGATACAGGTGCTTTGATGTGCGACACTGGCAAGTTCACTGGTAGGTCACCCAAAGATCGCTTCATTGTAAAAGACGCCAAAACCGAAAATACGGTATGGTGGGGCAATGTAAACATCCCTTTCTCAGAAGAGCAATTTGACAAACTGCATCAAAAAATGCTCGCTTTTCTTGAAAACAAGGATCTTTACATTAGAGACGCTTATGCGGGAGCTGATAAGACGTATAGACTCAACTTGAGGGTGATCAATACACTCGCTTGGCAAAACCTATTTTGCAACAATATGTTCCTCAGGCCAGAGCAGTATAAGTTGAAAGAGTTTGACCCAAATTTCACTATTATCTGTGCGCCAGAATTTGAAGCTGATCCCGAAGTGGATGGCACCAGACAAAGCAACTTTGCCATCATCAATCTGACCAAACGGGTCATCTTGATCGGCGGAACTGCCTACGCAGGAGAAATGAAAAAAGGCATATTCTCTGTATTGAACTACATTCTCCCTCAAGAAGAAGGTGTCCTATCGATGCATTGCTCTGCCAACATTGGTAAAAAAAATCACGATACAGCCATTTTCTTTGGGCTATCTGGCACAGGCAAAACAACTTTATCGGCCGATCCAAACAGAGGCTTGATCGGTGACGACGAACATGGCTGGACAGCAGACAACGTATTCAACTTTGAAGGCGGATGTTATGCAAAGGTCATTGACCTAACCAGAGAAAAAGAACCAGAAATATACGACGCCATCAAATTTGGCGCTATCGTAGAAAACACAAGGTTTCAAGAAGGCACAACAACCGTAGACTATGCTAATGTATCGGTCACAGAAAACACAAGAACTGCCTACCCGATCAATCACATTTCTAATGCTGTGGTGCCTTCTATCGGAGGCACCCCAAAAAACATTTTCTTCCTTACATGTGATGCATTTGGGGTGATTCCTCCAATTTCTAAAATGACCAAGGGGCAGGCAATGTATCATTTCATATCAGGTTACACCGCCAAAGTAGCTGGTACAGAAGCAGGAATTACAGAACCCCAGACTGTATTCAGTGCTTGTTTCGGCTCACCGTTTCTTCCTCTTCACCCGACTAAGTATGCGGAAATGCTAGGCGAAAAAATGGAAAAATCCGAAGTAAATGTATGGCTAATTAATACTGGATGGACTGGTGGACCTTATGGCGTAGGCTCTAGAATGAAACTAAAGTACACTCGTGCTATGATTACGGCCGCTCTCAATGGTACATTGGACAATGTAGGCTTTAGAACACATTCTATATTTGGCATACAAATTCCATTGACGTGTCCAGAAGTACCTTCTGAGGTATTGAGTCCAAGAGAAACTTGGAAAAATGATCAAGGGTATTACAAAAAAGCAAATGAACTAGCCAGACAGTTTGTAGAAAACTTCAAGAAGTATAGTGACTTTGCAAACGAGGAGATCATGGCTGGTCAGCCAATACCCAATCCGAAATATGATTGA
- a CDS encoding nSTAND1 domain-containing NTPase: protein MSEKELHIGQEQQADISQFVDPFPGLRPFGIEESHLFFGREGQSDEVLMKLAENKFVGILGASGSGKSSLMYCGLIPTLYGGFMTQAGSNWRIVVTRPGGGPIDNLAEALLSKDQIYNELDDEEQLIRKTITSTVLRSSSLGLIEAVKQLKSSDQENVLILVDQFEELFRYKKLETLSSDLDESSAFVNLLLEAVHQYDAPIYVALTMRSDFIGDCAAFPDLTQMINDSHYLIPQMTRDQKRLAIEGPVAVGGGKIAPRLTQQLLNDVGDNPDQLPILQHALMRTWQFWKEYRREGEPMDLKHYNAIGTLREALSQHANEAFDSLSKREQQICESMFKALTERGTETSGIRRPTKLATIAAISGVNEEEVTRVVDKFREPGRTLLMPPHGVKIDSETVVDISHESLMRIWTRLKSWLDEESRSAEMYLKLAESAERFQLGRAGLWKMPDLQLALNWQEENKPTLVWGQRYDPAFERTLVFLETSKKAYETEQRNKELLQKRALQRSRIVAIVLAFAMLVSIFFVVLSQIKADEADKKTIEAEINLRQAEENAAKAKEEEQKAVEAAAKARIEERKANEARADAEKALQQAEIEKQRADVQRQRALLAQAEAQANQKKAEEAAEQARIAQAEAVESAEQARLAEAAALKLRYQAIANSMAIKSKGIDDDVEQKALIARQAWKFDKEYGVKEYNADVYSGVYYAYRDLLFTDSTDIFNQYKGHITGNAVRSVRFAADGKSMFSAGSDGKLLSWDMTNDRKKSKVLIDNNFVNRVVDLSPEERWLAVGSDDDRILLYDLKNSGQEPKELTGHSGTVFDLVFLKGDEGFISSSGDKVIRKNDYKTSTEIARVASRVKALALSPDGRFLAGGSESGSVYLWDLENNYEEKSLYIKGGSAVHAISFNRDGKILAIGDDEGDVILWDLQESKQIRRLTGHDAKVTDLEFSKDNTLLASTSFDGTARIWVMEFLNDLPIVLDDHGTGRGSKKWVWSAAFSPDGQTLMTGAGDGVIRYWPTHPDEMALEICGNPKIEHNLSVNSWNAYVGEDIDYKETCEGKPKREDNQ from the coding sequence ATGAGCGAAAAAGAATTACATATCGGACAAGAGCAACAAGCTGATATATCTCAGTTTGTTGATCCATTTCCGGGGCTAAGGCCTTTTGGAATAGAGGAAAGTCATCTATTCTTTGGCCGCGAAGGCCAAAGTGACGAAGTACTCATGAAGCTCGCTGAAAATAAGTTTGTGGGTATACTGGGGGCATCAGGTAGTGGTAAGTCTTCTCTGATGTATTGTGGTTTGATTCCCACACTCTATGGAGGATTCATGACGCAAGCTGGTTCTAACTGGCGGATTGTGGTGACTCGACCAGGAGGTGGACCGATAGATAATTTAGCGGAAGCATTACTGAGTAAAGACCAAATCTATAATGAGTTAGACGACGAAGAACAGCTCATTCGTAAAACGATCACCTCTACAGTACTTCGAAGTAGTTCGCTCGGTTTGATCGAAGCGGTAAAGCAGCTCAAATCTTCTGACCAAGAGAATGTGTTGATTCTTGTGGATCAGTTTGAAGAGCTTTTTAGATATAAAAAATTAGAAACCCTATCATCAGATCTGGATGAATCTTCTGCATTTGTCAATCTCTTACTAGAAGCTGTTCATCAATATGATGCACCAATTTATGTAGCGCTTACCATGCGTTCTGACTTTATTGGTGATTGTGCAGCTTTCCCAGACCTGACACAGATGATCAACGATAGTCACTATTTGATTCCTCAAATGACGCGTGATCAGAAGCGATTGGCAATAGAAGGACCTGTAGCAGTAGGAGGAGGTAAAATTGCTCCACGTCTCACACAGCAGCTGCTCAATGATGTAGGAGACAATCCCGATCAATTACCTATTCTACAGCACGCATTGATGCGTACTTGGCAGTTTTGGAAAGAATATAGAAGAGAAGGCGAACCGATGGACCTTAAGCATTACAATGCAATAGGTACACTCCGAGAAGCACTTTCCCAGCATGCAAACGAAGCTTTTGATTCACTATCGAAAAGAGAACAGCAAATTTGTGAGTCAATGTTTAAGGCATTGACAGAAAGAGGTACAGAAACCTCTGGAATTAGACGCCCAACTAAACTGGCGACTATAGCAGCTATCTCAGGTGTAAATGAAGAAGAAGTAACGCGTGTCGTAGATAAATTTAGAGAGCCAGGAAGAACTTTGCTCATGCCACCACATGGGGTGAAAATTGATTCGGAAACGGTAGTAGATATTTCTCACGAAAGTTTGATGAGAATCTGGACAAGGCTCAAGTCTTGGCTCGATGAAGAATCACGTTCAGCAGAAATGTATTTGAAATTAGCAGAATCTGCCGAGAGATTTCAGTTAGGACGTGCTGGCTTATGGAAGATGCCAGATCTGCAGCTTGCACTGAACTGGCAAGAAGAGAATAAGCCCACGCTTGTATGGGGGCAGCGATATGACCCTGCATTTGAACGTACATTAGTATTTCTCGAAACAAGTAAGAAAGCCTACGAAACCGAACAACGAAACAAAGAATTACTCCAAAAACGTGCACTACAGCGTTCTAGGATCGTTGCGATTGTCTTGGCCTTTGCCATGTTGGTAAGTATATTCTTTGTGGTTTTATCCCAGATCAAAGCGGATGAAGCAGATAAGAAAACGATCGAGGCAGAGATCAACTTGAGACAGGCTGAGGAAAATGCAGCTAAAGCAAAAGAAGAAGAGCAAAAAGCGGTAGAAGCTGCTGCAAAAGCGAGAATAGAAGAGCGCAAAGCAAACGAAGCCCGGGCAGATGCAGAAAAAGCCCTGCAACAAGCCGAGATAGAAAAGCAACGAGCCGATGTACAGAGGCAGCGAGCACTATTGGCACAAGCCGAAGCGCAAGCCAATCAGAAGAAGGCCGAAGAAGCGGCCGAACAAGCGCGTATAGCACAAGCTGAGGCAGTAGAAAGTGCCGAGCAAGCAAGGTTGGCAGAAGCGGCAGCTTTGAAACTGAGATATCAGGCTATTGCCAATTCGATGGCGATCAAGTCTAAAGGGATTGACGACGATGTAGAGCAAAAAGCTTTGATCGCACGTCAAGCTTGGAAGTTTGATAAAGAATATGGCGTGAAAGAATACAATGCGGATGTGTATTCTGGGGTGTATTATGCTTATAGAGATCTATTATTTACAGACTCCACAGACATTTTCAATCAGTACAAAGGCCATATTACAGGCAATGCCGTACGTTCAGTTCGTTTTGCCGCTGATGGTAAGAGTATGTTCTCTGCTGGTAGTGATGGTAAATTGCTTTCTTGGGACATGACTAATGACCGTAAAAAGAGCAAAGTGTTGATAGACAACAACTTTGTGAATAGAGTGGTTGACTTGAGTCCAGAAGAAAGATGGTTGGCAGTAGGTAGTGACGATGACAGAATCCTATTGTATGACCTTAAAAATAGTGGACAAGAGCCTAAAGAATTGACTGGTCATTCGGGGACAGTGTTTGATTTGGTATTCTTAAAAGGAGACGAAGGGTTTATCTCTTCTTCTGGAGACAAAGTCATTCGCAAGAACGACTATAAAACCAGTACAGAAATAGCCAGAGTAGCTTCTCGTGTCAAAGCATTGGCGTTAAGCCCTGATGGTAGATTCTTAGCAGGAGGTAGCGAATCAGGTAGCGTGTATCTATGGGATTTGGAAAACAACTACGAAGAAAAGTCATTATATATCAAAGGAGGCTCTGCCGTTCATGCAATCTCATTCAACCGAGATGGTAAAATCCTAGCTATTGGTGATGATGAAGGGGATGTGATCCTATGGGATCTGCAAGAAAGTAAGCAAATCAGAAGGCTTACTGGACATGATGCTAAGGTGACTGACCTAGAATTTAGTAAAGACAATACTTTATTGGCTTCCACAAGTTTTGATGGAACAGCTCGTATTTGGGTAATGGAATTCTTGAATGACCTACCGATCGTCTTGGATGATCATGGTACAGGTAGGGGAAGTAAAAAATGGGTGTGGTCAGCAGCATTTTCTCCTGATGGTCAAACGCTGATGACAGGTGCTGGCGATGGTGTGATCCGCTATTGGCCTACACATCCAGACGAGATGGCACTGGAAATCTGCGGTAATCCTAAAATAGAGCATAATTTGAGTGTAAACTCTTGGAATGCATATGTAGGAGAGGACATCGATTATAAAGAGACCTGTGAAGGCAAACCAAAACGAGAGGATAATCAATGA
- a CDS encoding cyclic nucleotide-binding domain-containing protein: protein MLLLLGQGFFMGVLIATYTVGAETLFVSTVGEHYLARAIFLSGVMGIISAGAYVQFQKKINFSTLLLTITFLVFLFIAGIRGAFWYTDYQTEHLGFHYLPFILFVMMGPVISITVLSFWGVFGRIWDLKQAKRIIGGIDTGQLVATMIAFFSIPLLSAINIINETHDLLLLSTIAAFGIMVFALIIVKNFNLDSATKIRPSDARVRKITYLDLFKDKYLRMLCVFMVFSMASAVFANFVYLSATEIMYPDEKELRTFLSFTNGTVMVLSFFIQSFINDIIIGKYGLRVSLMVMPLVLALFTLGAIFSGHLFVYDIKTDDFLFFFIFLVVGKVFTSSLKDALENPAFKLFFLPFDVKIRFDIQSRIEGVVNEIAVLVAGALQIALGTLTFFKLIHYAYFIVVLAALIMFYAGKLFNEYKIQLKKTLEDQKNKLKGSGTRNDHNTVNVIKNELRKRNPVLVLNALKLLERMEPIMLDFSLLDFIRSEHKHIRIYAYQRLGYLKSFNTLEILAREIRKEEDDDVKRIGIETIKALKEMVDYELTEVGIKKLVRSTDTEDRVYAARVLAKLEDDKFVPFLVELLRDINPQVRQAAMVSAGKLKRPEFWSILIENLHLPTYSNTADSALISSGETMFHAIDSAFYKTGQEVDTMIRIMQIFGKVGGRQATEMLWKKIDFPDKNIISELLLSLSYIGFEAKDFHAARIKLAIESTISDLTWNIKALLEIPRDDFFDRLIVQAFEEENKKNHEHLFMLMSMIYDAQSIKLVRDNIEVGTTDSVSFGIEMLGIFVDEILRPKLTAVLDDDEPKAKLDKLHDFYPPESFEDYSDLLLQIVNRDYNNINKWTKCLAMYKLTLIRGQKVTNDLIANLFNPDETMVQTAAAVLYKLDSDQYQYHTKRLKSTTKKKLDKAIVPAVFKNKDEKYHQKLLVIERAVLLKQIPSFMDIPGVILLDLAKRFDEIMVEPNVTIMEQGDSGDAPIYIVISGQLTMTFENGDVKKLEERNIVGHKLLLSSDVCTYSLVTDTECLLLTIEKGELYDAVSKNIEMVDGILTIINEAEIEEEVESIFH, encoded by the coding sequence ATGCTCCTACTATTAGGGCAGGGATTCTTCATGGGAGTACTTATTGCTACTTATACGGTCGGAGCAGAGACTTTGTTTGTATCTACCGTGGGAGAACATTACTTGGCTAGAGCTATTTTCCTTTCTGGGGTAATGGGAATTATCAGTGCGGGTGCGTATGTTCAGTTTCAAAAGAAAATTAATTTCTCCACCTTACTCCTAACGATAACCTTTCTTGTCTTTTTATTCATTGCAGGTATTCGAGGAGCGTTTTGGTATACAGATTATCAAACAGAGCATTTAGGGTTTCATTATTTGCCCTTCATTTTATTTGTGATGATGGGACCTGTGATTTCAATTACAGTGCTTTCTTTTTGGGGAGTATTTGGTCGGATATGGGATTTGAAGCAAGCCAAAAGAATTATTGGAGGAATCGATACAGGGCAGCTAGTGGCTACGATGATTGCTTTTTTCTCCATTCCACTGCTGTCAGCTATCAATATTATCAATGAAACACATGATTTACTACTGTTATCTACGATAGCAGCTTTTGGTATCATGGTGTTTGCACTTATCATCGTAAAAAATTTCAACCTCGACTCTGCTACTAAAATAAGACCCTCAGATGCTAGGGTTCGGAAAATCACTTACTTAGACTTGTTCAAGGATAAGTATTTGAGAATGCTTTGCGTATTTATGGTGTTTTCGATGGCCTCTGCTGTATTTGCCAACTTCGTTTATCTATCAGCGACTGAGATTATGTATCCAGATGAGAAAGAGCTAAGAACTTTCTTGTCGTTTACGAACGGTACGGTGATGGTACTTAGTTTCTTTATTCAGAGTTTCATTAATGATATCATTATTGGTAAGTATGGCTTGAGAGTATCTCTTATGGTCATGCCATTGGTGTTGGCTCTATTTACTTTGGGTGCGATTTTTTCGGGGCATTTATTTGTGTATGACATTAAGACGGATGATTTCTTATTCTTCTTTATTTTTCTTGTTGTAGGTAAGGTATTTACCTCTTCGTTGAAAGACGCTCTTGAAAATCCTGCTTTTAAACTATTTTTCCTTCCATTCGATGTTAAAATACGTTTTGATATTCAATCTAGAATCGAAGGTGTAGTAAACGAAATAGCCGTATTGGTAGCAGGAGCCTTGCAGATTGCATTAGGTACATTGACCTTTTTTAAGCTGATTCACTATGCCTATTTTATAGTGGTATTGGCAGCGTTGATTATGTTTTACGCAGGTAAATTATTTAATGAATATAAGATTCAGCTCAAAAAAACACTAGAAGATCAGAAAAACAAACTGAAGGGGTCTGGCACCAGAAACGATCACAATACAGTGAATGTGATCAAAAATGAACTGAGAAAAAGAAATCCAGTATTGGTGCTAAATGCTTTGAAACTATTGGAACGAATGGAGCCTATCATGCTCGATTTTTCCTTGTTGGATTTTATACGATCAGAGCACAAGCATATCAGAATTTATGCCTATCAAAGATTGGGGTATTTAAAGAGCTTCAATACCTTAGAAATTCTTGCCAGAGAAATAAGGAAAGAAGAAGATGATGATGTAAAACGCATTGGAATAGAGACCATTAAGGCTTTGAAAGAAATGGTGGATTATGAACTCACAGAAGTAGGGATCAAGAAACTGGTTCGTTCTACAGATACTGAGGATAGAGTCTATGCTGCTCGCGTTTTAGCAAAATTAGAAGATGATAAGTTTGTTCCTTTTTTGGTGGAGCTGCTTCGCGACATTAACCCACAGGTAAGACAAGCTGCCATGGTGAGTGCAGGTAAATTGAAACGACCTGAATTTTGGTCTATTCTAATCGAAAACTTACACTTGCCTACTTATAGTAATACGGCAGACTCAGCCTTGATTTCGTCTGGAGAAACCATGTTTCATGCTATTGATTCTGCTTTTTATAAGACGGGACAAGAGGTGGACACAATGATCCGTATCATGCAGATTTTTGGTAAAGTGGGAGGGCGACAAGCCACTGAGATGCTTTGGAAAAAAATCGATTTCCCTGACAAAAACATCATCTCAGAACTATTACTTTCTTTGAGTTATATCGGGTTTGAAGCAAAGGATTTTCATGCAGCTAGAATCAAACTGGCTATTGAAAGTACGATTAGTGATTTGACTTGGAATATAAAAGCGCTGTTAGAAATACCTAGAGATGACTTTTTTGACCGTTTGATCGTGCAAGCCTTCGAGGAAGAGAATAAGAAAAATCACGAGCATTTGTTTATGCTCATGTCGATGATATATGACGCTCAAAGTATCAAACTCGTTCGAGACAACATTGAAGTAGGGACTACAGATAGTGTGTCTTTTGGTATAGAAATGCTTGGAATTTTTGTGGATGAGATTCTAAGACCGAAACTAACGGCAGTATTAGATGATGATGAGCCAAAGGCTAAGTTGGATAAACTGCATGATTTTTATCCTCCAGAGAGTTTTGAAGACTATTCAGATCTTTTACTGCAGATTGTAAATAGAGATTACAACAACATCAATAAATGGACGAAATGTTTGGCGATGTATAAGCTGACATTGATAAGAGGTCAAAAAGTGACAAATGACTTGATTGCTAATTTGTTCAACCCAGACGAGACAATGGTTCAGACCGCAGCTGCCGTGTTGTACAAACTTGATTCAGATCAATATCAGTATCACACCAAAAGGCTAAAGAGTACAACTAAGAAAAAGCTAGACAAGGCTATTGTACCAGCAGTTTTCAAGAATAAAGACGAAAAATACCACCAGAAACTGTTGGTTATAGAAAGAGCTGTTTTGTTGAAACAAATCCCATCTTTCATGGATATACCAGGAGTGATCTTGCTTGATCTTGCGAAGAGGTTTGATGAAATCATGGTTGAACCAAACGTGACGATCATGGAGCAAGGGGATTCGGGAGATGCACCAATATATATCGTCATCAGCGGTCAGCTGACCATGACATTCGAAAATGGGGATGTTAAAAAATTAGAAGAAAGAAACATAGTAGGCCATAAACTCTTGTTGTCATCTGATGTGTGTACATATTCATTGGTCACTGATACGGAGTGTTTGTTACTTACTATTGAAAAAGGAGAACTCTATGATGCAGTCTCTAAAAACATTGAAATGGTAGATGGAATATTAACCATCATCAATGAAGCGGAAATTGAGGAAGAGGTTGAATCTATATTCCATTAA
- a CDS encoding porin family protein → MMNRLKSTVFIFGILMCWSGTEVLAQDRQLNCTQKLNQAEDMFDAGNLSEIPDLLNSSRGKCFGKNGFSKEEKIRAYRLLALVHLFNDNGPEAEDAVINLLIADPEHPLSPDDPIELKYLFDKYRSDPIFRIGIKAGANQTYVKSIGEYGSYSNINEVSKEFKPGVGLQAELTFEYTLIDNLEIISGIGWGLNSYEISYNSITSLGEEYPTSTDFKVTLTETQNQLKAPLILRYGYPIKNIMPYVTAGLSVDYLLVSKISGSRSGTATRQLTSLSLLEDDMRKKLNWSYFGGMGMKLKTKTNFVLIEARYNMGGSNTVRTKYRYNNEKLLFDMAHVDDDKILNNLSLSVGYIWSIYKPKKYSNKKLEKLSGKKKRKLDE, encoded by the coding sequence ATGATGAATAGATTAAAATCGACAGTTTTCATTTTTGGAATTTTGATGTGTTGGAGTGGTACAGAAGTGCTTGCTCAAGATCGTCAGTTGAATTGTACCCAAAAATTGAATCAAGCAGAAGATATGTTTGATGCGGGAAATCTGAGCGAAATTCCAGATTTATTAAATAGTAGTAGAGGCAAATGTTTCGGTAAAAATGGGTTCTCTAAAGAGGAAAAAATTCGAGCTTATCGATTATTAGCCTTGGTGCATTTATTTAATGATAATGGACCAGAGGCAGAAGATGCAGTGATCAATTTACTCATTGCAGATCCAGAGCACCCATTGAGCCCAGATGACCCTATAGAACTCAAATACTTGTTTGATAAGTATCGATCAGACCCTATTTTCAGAATAGGGATTAAAGCTGGTGCCAATCAGACCTATGTAAAGTCGATCGGAGAGTATGGTTCGTACTCCAACATAAACGAAGTCTCCAAGGAGTTTAAGCCAGGAGTGGGACTGCAAGCAGAATTGACCTTTGAGTATACTTTGATCGATAATTTGGAAATAATAAGTGGAATCGGGTGGGGACTCAATAGCTATGAAATCAGCTACAATAGCATCACCTCATTAGGCGAAGAATATCCTACTTCGACTGATTTTAAGGTCACGCTCACTGAAACCCAAAATCAACTTAAAGCACCGTTGATTTTGAGGTATGGATATCCTATTAAGAATATAATGCCTTATGTGACTGCGGGTTTGTCTGTAGATTATTTGTTAGTGAGCAAGATTAGCGGTAGTCGATCAGGAACCGCCACAAGACAACTGACTAGTTTGTCTTTGTTGGAGGATGATATGAGAAAAAAACTGAACTGGTCATACTTTGGAGGGATGGGGATGAAACTCAAAACCAAAACAAATTTTGTATTGATAGAAGCTCGCTACAATATGGGAGGGTCTAATACAGTTCGAACCAAATATCGATATAACAACGAGAAGTTGCTTTTTGATATGGCTCACGTCGACGATGATAAGATTTTGAATAATCTGAGTTTGTCTGTGGGGTATATCTGGTCTATTTATAAGCCTAAAAAGTATTCGAATAAGAAGCTGGAGAAGCTTTCAGGGAAAAAGAAACGAAAATTAGATGAATAG